The Labrus bergylta chromosome 15, fLabBer1.1, whole genome shotgun sequence genome includes a region encoding these proteins:
- the LOC110005789 gene encoding cytochrome P450 2K1, with product MEMTGLYLQSSSSVFLFGALLGLLLLYFSSSSSFHSKGDSKEPPGPKPLPLLGNLLQLDRKIPYNTLVELSKEYGSVFTVYLGPKKVVVLAGYKTVKEALVNRADEFGERDPIPIMHERNKGHGILWSNGDSWKEMRRFALTNLKDFGMGKRAGEDKIIEECDHLIELFLKFKGEAFDTTQPVYYSVSNVICSMVYGSRFEYDSPVFKSLLDRINRLGPLLGSPSMKMYNLFPWFCKWIANRKEFHRLGDATRKQNIKLCSDLKENLTPETCRGFVDAFLVRKQNLEESGITNSHFHEDNLLMTVSNLFSAGTDTTATTLRWGLLFMARYPKIQDLVQNELSRVIGSRQVQLDDKRNLPFTNAVIHETQRLANIAPIAIPHRTSQDVTFQGHFIKKGTTVYPLLTSVLYDENEWKSPHTFNPAHFLNKDGKFVKRDAFMPFSAGRRVCLGESLARMELFIFFTTLLQHFRFAPPPGVSVEEMDLTPQLLLFQDPPSHKLCAAPRMPQEE from the exons ATGGAGATGACAGGACTTTATCTCCAATCCTCCAGTTCTGTCTTTCTATTTGGGGCTCTGTTGGGCCTGCTGCTCCTCTACTTCAGTTCATCCTCCAGCTTCCACTCCAAAGGAGACAGCAAGGAGCCTCCAGGACCAAAGCCACTTCCTCTACTGGGGAACCTGCTGCAACTCGACCGCAAGATACCCTACAATACATTGGTGGAG CTTTCCAAGGAATATGGATCGGTATTCACTGTCTATTTGGGGCCTAAGAAAGTGGTGGTCCTGGCAGGATACAAAACTGTGAAGGAGGCGCTTGTAAATCGTGCTGATGAATTTGGAGAAAGAGATCCAATACCTATCATGCATGAAAGGAACAAGGGACATG GTATTCTGTGGTCGAATGGAGATTCTTGGAAAGAGATGAGGCGTTTTGCCCTGACAAACCTAAAAGACTTTGGGATGGGCAAGAGGGCCGGTGAGGACAAAATCATAGAGGAATGTGACCATCTCattgagctgtttttaaaattcaaag GAGAAGCTTTTGATACGACCCAGCCAGTGTACTATTCGGTCTCTAACGTCATCTGCTCCATGGTCTACGGCAGCAGATTTGAGTATGACAGTCCAGTCTTTAAATCCCTGTTAGATCGCATAAACAGACTCGGACCACTTCTGGGCTCTCCTTCAATGAAG ATGTACAACCTGTTCCCGTGGTTTTGCAAATGGATTGCAAACAGGAAGGAGTTCCACAGGTTGGGGGATGCCACCAGGAAACAGAACATAAAGCTGTGCAGTGATTTGAAAGAGAATCTCACTCCAGAGACGTGCAGAGGTTTTGTGGACGCTTTTCTGGTCCGAAAACAAAATCTGGAG GAGTCTGGGATTACCAACAGTCACTTCCATGAAGACAACCTTTTGATGACAGTTTCCAATCTGTTTTCTGCTGGCACTGATACAACTGCAACAACGCTAAGATGGGGACTTCTGTTTATGGCCAGGTATCCAAAAATCCAGG ACCTGGTCCAAAACGAGCTGAGTAGAGTTATAGGAAGTCGTCAAGTACAGCTGGACGACAAGAGGAACCTTCCATTCACCAACGCTGTCATCCATGAGACACAGAGACTGGCGAACATTGCCCCCATAGCCATACCTCACAGAACGAGCCAGGATGTAACCTTCCAAGGTCACTTCATTAAGAAG GGGACCACAGTGTATCCTCTCTTGACGTCTGTCCTGTATGATGAGAACGAGTGGAAAAGCCCACACACCTTTAATCCCGCCCACTTCCTCAACAAAGATGGAAAGTTTGTCAAGCGAGACGCCTTCATGCCTTTTTCTGCAG GTCGCAGGGTTTGTCTGGGAGAGAGTCTTGCCAGGATGGAGCTCTTCATCTTTTTCACCACCTTACTGCAACACTTCCGTTTCGCTCCTCCTCCTGGAGTGTCAGTGGAAGAAATGGATCTGACGCCACAATTGCTCCTCTTCCAGGATCCCCCATCTCATAAACTGTGTGCTGCACCTCGAATGCCTCAAGAAGAATGA